The following proteins come from a genomic window of Sardina pilchardus chromosome 13, fSarPil1.1, whole genome shotgun sequence:
- the slc19a3a gene encoding thiamine transporter 1: protein MEYVKTWRTGWGYPTTLLCAYGFFTTVKPLEPFLTPYLSGPDKNLTIEQLTNQIYPVSTYSYLAVLVPVFLLTDWLRYKPVIVFQCSALLVTTGMLLWLDGVPQMQATQFFYGVVMASEVAYYSYIYSMVDLRHYRKATSYCRATQLLGYTVGSVLGQLLVSFGLLSYHYILVFTLVLTALAWVVSWLLPMPQRSMFFHQRVKTQHRSGTDDEEGGNDQPVPKTVEISLNHPASPDDTSHTTAPVDTATLQGAASRGRSLSSSSSNSTKSSVIGGTETRTRTRTCEDPPPPPPPLPPAAEPVGCAGVLVRLWRDFLRCYSTPGLLRWSLWWALATCGYNQILNYVQVLWEHIEPSSNFTVYNGGVEAASSLFGATTAYAIGFTQVDWHQWGELALGSFSGMGGGALYLMVFSGNIWACYCGYVLFKCLYMLLITIAMFQIAADLSMERYALIFGANNFGALVLQTVITAVVVDSGGLGLDVVTQFIIYGSYFCVIALVFFIWGVYNALSRRRHRDTPKQTEETPADKSPVVQHKF from the exons CTGACCAATCAGATCTACCCAGTGTCCACTTACTCGTATCTGGCGGTCCTCGTGCCTGTTTTCCTGCTCACCGATTGGCTGCGCTACAAGCCTGTGATTGTGTTCCAGTGCTCCGCCCTGCTGGTGACGACCGGCATGCTGCTGTGGCTGGACGGCGTGCCTCAGATGCAGGCCACGCAGTTCTTCTACGGCGTGGTGATGGCCAGCGAGGTGGCCTACTACTCCTACATCTACAGCATGGTGGACCTCCGGCACTACCGCAAGGCCACGTCCTACTGCCGCGCCACCCAGCTCCTGGGCTACACGGTGGGCTCCGTGCTAGGCCAGCTCCTGGTCTCGTTCGGCCTGCTGTCCTACCACTACATACTGGTGTTCACCCTGGTGCTCACTGCGCTGGCATGGGTTGTGTCCTGGCTTCTTCCTATGCCCCAGAGAAGCATGTTTTTTCACCAGAGAGTGAAGACCCAGCACAGGAGTGGCACAGACGATGAGGAAGGTGGAAATGACCAGCCTGTCCCCAAAACAGTGGAAATCAGTCTGAATCATCCAGCCTCTCCAGATGATACCTCACACACAACAG CACCTGTTGACACGGCTACACTTCAGGGAGCAGCCAGCAGGGGGCGATCtcttagcagcagcagcagcaactccACAAAGAGCTCAGTCATTGGTGGCACTGAGACTAGGACTAGGACTAGGACTTGTGaggatcctcctcctcctcctcctcctcttcctcctgctgcaGAGCCGGTGGGCTGTGCGGGGGTGCTGGTGAGGCTGTGGAGGGACTTCCTGCGGTGCTACTCCACGCCGGGGCTCCTGCGCTGGTCCCTGTGGTGGGCGCTGGCCACCTGCGGCTACAACCAGATCCTCAACTACGTGCAGGTGCTGTGGGAGCACATCGAGCCGTCCAGCAACTTCACCGTCTACAACGGAGGAGTGGAGGCTGCCTCCAGTCTGTTTG GTGCTACCACCGCCTATGCCATCGGCTTCACTCAGGTGGACTGGCACCAGTGGGGTGAGCTGGCGCTGGGGTCCTTCTCGGGCATGGGTGGCGGTGCCCTCTACCTGATGGTCTTCTCTGGAAACATCTGGGCGTGCTACTGTGGCTATGTGCTCTTCAAGTGCCTCTACATGTTGCTCATCACCATtgcaat GTTCCAAATTGCTGCAGATTTATCAATGGAGCGCTATGCCCTGATTTTTGGGGCaaataactttggtgccctgGTGCTCCAGACGGTCATCACTGCGGTGGTGGTGGACAGTGGAGGGCTCGGCTTGGACGTTGTCACACAG TTCATCATCTACGGGAGTTACTTCTGTGTCATCGCTCTGGTGTTCTTCATCTGGGGAGTCTACAACGCCTTGAGCCGCAGGAGACACCGGGACACTCCAAAGCAGACTGAAGAGACGCCAGCAGACAAATCCCCCGTCGTACAACACAAGTTCTGA